Proteins encoded by one window of Pelecanus crispus isolate bPelCri1 unplaced genomic scaffold, bPelCri1.pri SCAFFOLD_352, whole genome shotgun sequence:
- the NDUFB7 gene encoding LOW QUALITY PROTEIN: NADH dehydrogenase [ubiquinone] 1 beta subcomplex subunit 7 (The sequence of the model RefSeq protein was modified relative to this genomic sequence to represent the inferred CDS: deleted 1 base in 1 codon), whose product MGAHLARRYLGDAETEPDPLQMPTFPAELGLPRRAPRVMVATAQQLAGGRVPLEQRDFCAHHLLRLLRCQRDAFPVPWDCQDLRHAWDACQHRDYVMRMKEFERERRLLQRQKRLRQREAAAATSE is encoded by the exons ATGGGCGCTCACCTGGCGCGGCGCTACCTG GGGGACGCGGAGACGGAGCCGGACCCGCTGCAGATGCCGACCTTCCCCGCCGAGCTGGGgctgccgcgccgcgccccccgcg TGATGGTGGCCACGGCGCAGCAGCTGGCGGGGGGCCGGGTGCCGCTGGAGCAGCGGGATTTCTGCGCCCATCacctgctgcggctgctgcgCTGCCAGCGCGATGCCTTCCCCGTGCCCTGGGACTGCCAGGACCTGCGCCACGCCTGGGACGCCTGCCAGCACCGCGA CTACGTGATGCGCATGAAGGAGTTCGAGCGCGAGCGGCGGCTGCTCCAGCGCCAGAAGCGGCTGCGGCAGCGGGAGGCGGCAGCCGCCACCAGCGAGTGA